In Pseudonocardia cypriaca, a single genomic region encodes these proteins:
- the recN gene encoding DNA repair protein RecN — MLAEMRIQGLGVIDDATLELDPGLTVLTGETGAGKTMVVTGLSLLGGGRAEASRVAGGARRAVVEGRFTADPAALAVADEVGADADEDGTLIAVRTVSADGRSRAHLGGRSVPVGVLSRLAEATLAVHGQNDQLRLLRPAEQRALLDRFAGDAVAGPLERYRAVRAEWQRVTAELAERRDGARRLAQEADMLRHGLTEIEAVDPRPAEDVELVDLARRLAAADDLREAATAAQAALVGADELDPDAPAALALIGDARHRLAAAGDPELSGLDARLGEALALLGDVGTELTAYLDRLDADPERLAQVLARQAELKALTRKYAADIDGVLAWAAAARERLAGLDTSDEALAALAARRDELAAELARHAQVVTAARTEAAARLAEGATAELAGLAMRDARLQVSVTPREAGRDAPDALQVGGALLAAGTDGVDEVELRLVAHAGATPQPLHKGASGGELSRVMLALEVALAGADPVPTMVFDEVDAGVGGRAAVEIGRRLARLAARHQVIVVTHLPQVAAYADRHLVVDKSSAGQNGAGGTGRVRSSVRTLPEADRIVELARMLAGLEHTDTGRAHAEELLAAARAHREADRAAAANGSVAGQKKRRKASAAAG; from the coding sequence ATGCTGGCCGAGATGCGGATCCAGGGCCTCGGCGTGATCGACGACGCGACGCTCGAGCTGGACCCGGGGCTCACCGTCCTCACCGGCGAGACCGGTGCGGGCAAGACCATGGTCGTCACCGGCCTCTCGCTGCTCGGCGGCGGCCGGGCCGAGGCGTCCCGGGTGGCGGGCGGCGCCCGGCGTGCGGTCGTGGAGGGCAGGTTCACCGCCGACCCGGCGGCGCTCGCCGTGGCCGACGAGGTGGGCGCCGACGCCGACGAGGACGGCACCCTCATCGCCGTGCGCACCGTGTCGGCCGACGGGCGGTCGCGGGCGCACCTCGGGGGCCGGTCGGTACCGGTGGGGGTGCTGTCGCGGCTCGCGGAGGCGACCCTCGCGGTGCACGGGCAGAACGACCAGCTGCGCCTGCTGCGTCCGGCCGAGCAGCGGGCGCTGCTGGACCGCTTCGCAGGTGACGCCGTCGCCGGGCCGTTGGAGCGCTACCGCGCCGTGCGGGCGGAGTGGCAGCGGGTCACCGCGGAGCTGGCCGAGCGCCGCGACGGCGCCCGGCGCCTCGCGCAGGAGGCCGACATGCTGCGCCACGGTCTCACCGAGATCGAGGCGGTCGACCCCCGGCCGGCGGAGGACGTCGAGCTGGTCGACCTCGCGCGCCGGCTGGCCGCGGCCGACGACCTGCGCGAGGCAGCCACGGCCGCGCAGGCCGCCCTCGTCGGCGCCGACGAGCTCGACCCGGACGCCCCGGCCGCGCTCGCGCTGATCGGCGATGCCCGGCACCGGCTCGCCGCCGCAGGCGATCCCGAGCTCTCCGGGCTGGACGCCCGGCTCGGCGAGGCGCTCGCGCTGCTCGGCGACGTCGGCACGGAGCTCACCGCTTACCTCGACCGGCTCGACGCCGATCCCGAGCGGCTCGCGCAGGTGCTCGCCCGGCAGGCCGAGCTGAAGGCGCTCACGCGCAAGTACGCCGCCGACATCGACGGCGTGCTCGCCTGGGCAGCCGCCGCTCGGGAGCGCCTCGCCGGCCTCGACACCTCCGACGAGGCCCTCGCCGCCCTCGCCGCCCGCCGCGACGAGCTCGCCGCAGAGCTGGCCCGCCACGCGCAGGTCGTCACGGCGGCGCGCACCGAGGCCGCCGCGCGCCTCGCCGAGGGCGCCACCGCCGAGCTGGCCGGCCTCGCGATGCGCGACGCGCGCCTGCAGGTGTCGGTCACACCGCGGGAGGCGGGCCGCGACGCCCCCGACGCCCTGCAGGTCGGCGGCGCGCTGCTGGCGGCCGGCACTGACGGCGTCGACGAGGTCGAGCTGCGGCTGGTGGCCCACGCAGGTGCCACCCCGCAGCCGCTGCACAAGGGCGCCTCGGGCGGCGAGCTCTCCCGCGTGATGCTCGCCCTCGAGGTGGCGCTCGCCGGAGCCGACCCGGTGCCCACGATGGTGTTCGACGAGGTCGACGCCGGGGTGGGCGGCCGCGCAGCCGTCGAGATCGGCCGCAGGCTCGCCCGGCTCGCAGCGCGCCACCAGGTGATCGTGGTGACCCACCTGCCGCAGGTGGCCGCCTACGCCGACCGGCACCTCGTGGTCGACAAGTCGTCGGCCGGGCAGAACGGCGCGGGCGGGACGGGACGGGTGCGCAGCAGCGTGCGCACCCTGCCCGAGGCCGACCGCATCGTCGAGCTCGCCCGGATGCTCGCCGGCCTCGAACACACCGACACCGGCCGCGCCCACGCCGAGGAGCTCCTCGCCGCGGCCCGCGCCCATCGGGAGGCCGACCGGGCGGCCGCGGCGAACGGGTCGGTGGCAGGCCAGAAGAAGCGCCGGAAGGCCTCGGCCGCGGCGGGGTGA
- a CDS encoding NAD kinase: MTREILVVLHSGRATNRRTAAAVAHRLAAADVRLRVLGEEWAEVQDGDLPTALTPRIVEGRPGCAEGAEVVLVLGGDGTLLRAAEMARPVGVPLLGVNLGRVGFLAETEQESLDEALDAVVEGSYSVEERMTIDAVARSNGDVIARTWALNEATVEKSSRERILEVVLEVDGRPVSAFGCDGVLCATPTGSTAYAFSAGGPLVWPQVEALLLVPSNAHALFARPMVIAPDSEVAVEVDPTGPPAVLECDGRRTFALPPGSRVELARGDNPVRMVRLDGQPFADRLVRKFDLPVRGWRGAPGTPH, translated from the coding sequence GTGACGCGGGAGATCCTGGTCGTCCTGCATTCGGGGCGCGCCACCAACCGCCGCACCGCCGCGGCCGTCGCGCACCGGCTAGCCGCCGCCGACGTCCGGCTGCGGGTGCTGGGTGAGGAGTGGGCGGAGGTGCAGGACGGAGACCTCCCGACTGCGCTCACCCCGCGGATCGTCGAGGGCAGGCCCGGCTGCGCCGAGGGTGCGGAGGTCGTGCTGGTGCTCGGTGGCGACGGCACCCTGCTGCGCGCCGCGGAGATGGCCCGGCCGGTCGGGGTGCCGCTGCTCGGGGTGAACCTCGGCCGGGTCGGGTTCCTCGCCGAGACCGAGCAGGAGTCGCTCGACGAGGCGCTGGACGCCGTCGTCGAGGGCAGCTACTCGGTGGAGGAGCGGATGACGATCGACGCGGTCGCCCGATCCAACGGGGACGTGATCGCTCGTACCTGGGCGCTCAACGAGGCCACGGTCGAGAAGAGCAGCCGGGAGCGGATCCTCGAGGTGGTGCTCGAGGTGGACGGGCGGCCGGTGTCGGCGTTCGGCTGCGACGGCGTGCTCTGCGCCACGCCGACCGGCTCCACCGCGTACGCGTTCTCCGCGGGCGGGCCGCTGGTGTGGCCGCAGGTCGAGGCGTTGCTGCTGGTGCCGAGCAACGCGCACGCGCTGTTCGCCCGGCCCATGGTGATCGCGCCGGACAGCGAGGTGGCGGTCGAGGTCGACCCGACGGGGCCGCCCGCGGTGCTGGAGTGCGACGGGCGCCGGACGTTCGCGCTGCCGCCCGGATCGCGGGTCGAGCTGGCCCGCGGCGACAACCCGGTGCGGATGGTGCGCCTGGACGGGCAGCCGTTCGCCGACCGCCTCGTCCGCAAGTTCGACCTGCCCGTGCGGGGCTGGCGCGGCGCGCCCGGGACCCCACACTAG
- a CDS encoding TlyA family RNA methyltransferase, protein MVTRSRLDAELVRRGLARSRQQAAELIEQGRVVVRGVPAGKAATVVDRDTPVVVQRVHEREWASRGAHKLIGALDAFGVDVTGLRCLDAGASTGGFTDVLLDRGAAEVVAVDVGYGQLVWRLRSDERVRVHDRTNVRALEPATIGGHVALTVADLSFISLRTVLPALVACTAEDGELLPMVKPQFEVGKARLGAGGVVRSQELRLAALTEVAVAARALDLVLRGAVASPLPGPSGNVEYFLRLARSGPDAGDGVLATAVEEGP, encoded by the coding sequence GTGGTCACCCGATCCCGTCTCGACGCCGAGCTCGTCCGGCGCGGGCTGGCCCGCTCCCGGCAGCAGGCGGCCGAGCTGATCGAGCAGGGCCGCGTCGTCGTCCGCGGTGTGCCTGCGGGTAAGGCCGCCACCGTCGTCGACCGCGACACCCCGGTCGTCGTGCAGCGCGTCCACGAGCGTGAGTGGGCGTCGCGGGGAGCCCACAAGCTGATCGGCGCACTCGACGCGTTCGGCGTGGACGTCACCGGCCTGCGCTGCCTGGACGCGGGCGCGTCCACCGGAGGGTTCACCGACGTGCTGCTGGACCGCGGAGCGGCCGAGGTGGTGGCCGTCGACGTGGGGTACGGGCAGCTCGTGTGGCGGTTGCGCAGCGACGAGCGCGTGCGGGTGCACGACCGCACCAACGTCCGCGCGCTCGAACCGGCGACGATCGGGGGCCATGTGGCCCTCACGGTCGCCGACCTGTCGTTCATCTCGTTGCGCACCGTGCTGCCGGCCCTCGTCGCGTGCACGGCGGAGGACGGAGAGCTCCTGCCGATGGTCAAGCCGCAGTTCGAGGTGGGGAAGGCGCGGTTGGGTGCGGGAGGTGTGGTGCGCAGCCAGGAGCTGCGGCTCGCGGCGCTCACCGAGGTGGCGGTGGCGGCGCGGGCGCTCGACCTGGTGCTGCGCGGGGCCGTCGCGAGCCCGCTGCCGGGCCCGTCGGGCAACGTGGAGTACTTCCTGCGGCTCGCCCGCTCCGGTCCCGACGCGGGCGACGGCGTGCTGGCCACCGCTGTCGAGGAGGGGCCGTGA
- a CDS encoding HAD-IIA family hydrolase, which produces MSDDLLSRHDVLLADLDGTLYRGPSVVPGAVEAVRGAAERGVRTVYVTNNASRSPSSVAEHLAELGFAASSEDVVASSQAAATMLAEQLPAGARVLVVGAEALAAEVTARGLRVVTTAGEADAVVQGHSPHTGWAQLAEATVAVRAGALWVACNLDATLPTERGPLPGNGAMVGVVRLSTGREPQVAGKPGPALLLEAARRTGAQRPLMIGDRLDTDIEGGRAADMATLLVLTGISDAAELLAAPPQLRPDYVAADLDGLTARPEDLAFGPRPGWDVRVPEPGTVVLSGSGADPVDALRALCAAHWAAGGGPVHVTADGDDAAAALGGLGLDVVDSATVAGVGKHDQTGGADR; this is translated from the coding sequence GTGAGCGACGACCTGCTGAGCCGCCACGACGTGCTGCTGGCCGACCTGGACGGCACGCTCTACCGCGGGCCGTCCGTGGTGCCGGGCGCGGTGGAAGCCGTGCGCGGCGCGGCGGAGCGGGGCGTGCGCACGGTGTACGTCACCAACAACGCGTCGCGCAGCCCGTCGTCCGTGGCCGAGCACCTCGCCGAGCTGGGGTTCGCGGCGAGCAGCGAGGACGTCGTCGCGAGCTCGCAGGCCGCGGCCACCATGCTCGCCGAGCAGCTGCCGGCGGGCGCCCGGGTGCTCGTCGTGGGCGCCGAGGCCCTCGCCGCGGAGGTCACCGCGCGCGGGCTGCGGGTCGTCACCACGGCGGGCGAGGCCGACGCGGTGGTGCAGGGACACAGCCCGCACACGGGCTGGGCGCAGCTCGCCGAGGCCACGGTCGCGGTGCGCGCGGGCGCGCTGTGGGTGGCGTGCAACCTCGACGCGACCCTGCCCACCGAGCGCGGGCCGCTGCCCGGGAACGGGGCGATGGTCGGCGTCGTGCGGCTCTCCACGGGGCGCGAGCCGCAGGTCGCCGGCAAGCCCGGACCCGCGTTGCTCCTGGAGGCGGCGCGGCGCACGGGGGCACAACGCCCGCTCATGATCGGTGACCGTCTCGACACCGACATCGAGGGCGGTCGCGCCGCGGACATGGCGACGTTGCTCGTGCTCACCGGTATCTCGGACGCGGCGGAGCTGCTGGCCGCGCCGCCGCAGCTGCGGCCCGACTACGTGGCCGCCGACCTGGACGGACTCACCGCCCGCCCCGAGGACCTCGCGTTCGGGCCGCGGCCGGGCTGGGACGTCCGCGTGCCCGAGCCGGGCACCGTCGTGCTGTCCGGTTCGGGCGCCGACCCGGTGGACGCGCTGCGCGCCCTGTGCGCCGCCCACTGGGCGGCCGGTGGCGGGCCCGTCCACGTCACCGCAGACGGGGACGACGCGGCCGCCGCGCTGGGCGGCCTCGGTCTCGACGTGGTCGACTCGGCTACCGTGGCGGGAGTCGGGAAGCACGACCAGACGGGGGGAGCCGACCGATGA